In one Solanum dulcamara chromosome 1, daSolDulc1.2, whole genome shotgun sequence genomic region, the following are encoded:
- the LOC129893436 gene encoding uncharacterized protein LOC129893436, with protein MDYATHNPNGKIWIFWTKDVNCTILENEEQLITCEINHVMRPNQFITTFVYDKCKDHLRRTLWDSILQQSTIPFPWCTLGDFNIITDPEEKLGGFMYNMRKRLEFISTIEASGLQDLGFIGQKYTWCNQRGIMSRIWKRLDRGMANNRWLETMPLTSITHLPSMGSDHYPLLLEMVDQHHNPIKYFKFLNCWPEHPSFIELVKNYWSGHIEGNPIWIFHKKMKRLATTLSDWSRNQFGDIYAKVKEYEEAVRQAEENMINMNSNDNRSKFHTINAEYNRYMKIEDPILRQKSQLHWFKEGDMNFSYFYVLIRGRRKRLYIYRIQNDEGSWVKGDAEIVEAACNYCQQIFTGEEKYIQQQDLQCITPIVTD; from the coding sequence ATGGACTATGCCACTCAtaatccaaatggtaagatttggattttttggACAAAAGATGTGAATTGCACTATCTTAGAGAATGAGGAACAATTGATCACTTGTGAAATCAATCATGTAATGAGACCTAATCAGTTTATTACTACTTTTGTATATGACAAATGTAAGGATCATCTCAGAAGGACTCTCTGGGATAGCATTCTACAACAGTCCACTATACCTTTTCCATGGTGTACTCTAGGTGATTTCAATATTATTACTGATCCTGAAGAAAAACTTGGAGGGTTCATGTATAATATGAGAAAACGCCTTGAGTTCATTAGTACTATAGAGGCTAGTGGCTTGCAAGATCTTGGCTTCATTGGACAGAAGTACACCTGGTGCAACCAGAGGGGCATCATGTccagaatttggaagagactagaTAGGGGGATGGCTAATAATAGATGGCTGGAAACCATGCCCCTTACCTCCATCACTCATCTCCCCTCTATGGGCTCTGATCACTACCCTCTACTCTTGGAAATGGTTGATCAACATCAcaaccccatcaagtatttcaagtttCTTAATTGTTGGCCTGAACATCCTTCTTTTATCGAGCTTGTTAAAAACTATTGGAGCGGACACATAGAGGGTAATCCTATATGGATCTTCCACAAAAAGATGAAAAGACTTGCCACTACTCTTAGTGATTGGTCTAGGAATCAGTTTGGTGATATTTATGCTAAAGTCAAAGAGTATGAGGAAGCTgttagacaagctgaagaaaaCATGATCAACATGAATTCCAATGATAACAGGTCCAAGTTTCATACTATCAATGCGGAATATAATAGATACATGAAAATAGAGGATCCCATTCTCAGGCAGAAATCTCAGCTGCACTGGTTCAAAGAGGGTGATATGAATTTTAGCTACTTCTATGTTTTGATTAGAGGTAGAAGAAAGAGGTTGTACATTTATAGGATCCAAAATGATGAAGGCTCTTGGGTGAAAGGTGATGCTGAGATAGTTGAAGCAGCTTGTAACTATTGTCAACAAATCTTTACTGGAGAAGAGAAGTATATTCAACAACAGGACCTTCAGTGCATTACTCCTATAGTTACTGATTAG